The sequence tatttttttgccTTGTTGAATTCATTTTCTCATTGAATAAAAGGTTTTGATCACAATCTATTTGCTTATTCGTTGCATTCATGTTGCTGCAATGTCGTTGGTTTCTCTAGAACCAAGTTTCATGACTCTTGTCTCTTCACTATCTAAGCATCACATATTCTTACAAGCTCTCGTAATTACGAAGGATATACAGAAACTCCATATTTCGAACAGAGTAAACTTATAAATATCTTTCCAAAGAAAActtataaatatagtttaagaATTGTAAGCTTATTCAGTCTTAATCATGGCATCTAATCGTTGTTTTTGATATCACTGAAAGAAGTCTTTTATTCTACATGTTAAATGGTGTCGTATTGTCTATGTAACAATTGTGATGCTTGTCTAAATGTCCCCTCGATTGGTTGCGCAGATGATTGATGTCCGTTTACGCTTATTTTTCACGTGGGTATCAGCCAAACGGGTTTGTTTATAGCTACTAGACTACTAGTAGCCCACATTCATACCTTCAcggttaaaattatatattcatttACATTAGTATTGCTATAACTTTGACTTATAAGtacgttttgtaaaataacgAAACTTAAATTACTTATATGACGGACCAAAATCTATTGACTTGTTGAATAGCATTTGATATCTGACAATTAGATGATAAATCTAAATTCGGTAACATTTAATGCGATAGTGTTACGATTTGGTCTAAATGTGGCAGAAAGAAGTAATGTAAAagtctttttgaatttttgattcTGATAACGATTCAAGTCAAGTTAGCTTCGCTCATAAGACTTTGTCAAGAAAACTGACAATGACATCTAGAAGTATTATATGTGTATTCTACATCTACGTATATGTACCCATGTGAATCGGTATTTCTTATAGCAGGTGCCAAATCTATTGCtttcaatttatatattttccgtTAATAAATTATAACATAAACAAATAACTTTGAACGTTCGTTTTCTAGAAGCTCAGATTACaagaataaaaatgtatttgatGCAACTCAGCATCAATGATTCATGATCTGTGATACTTGCTTTGTCAGCAATTACCTATGCATTTCCTGATAATGGGCTGCTTGGACTACGACTTAAAGCACACAAACAGCAcataataaaacataattaacaggtataaaataaaaatattacataaacatTACATGACTATTTAAGTAATTGAGCGCCAGCTTGTATTTTAGCTATATATATTCGCCATGTGTATCATGAAAACATGGTACTATGGGTTtgattggtaatggctgtagctttaaaatttttgctgtagaaaaaaatctgtagattttttgctgtggctttagattttattgctgtaaaattttatggaaagcagtaaacaattgctttggatatttggctctgcagagcagTTGTACAGCTGTAAGTTATTTCAAAAGCtgtcatttcaaaaaaaaaattaaagcttgattgctctgaatttggtgctgtATAAATAATAGGgctgtggacagcacctacagcaactaccaatcaccccctatATCATTTCAAATGGTTGAACTGAAAAATATTTGTAGCCTTTTTCCGGGCAATTTTTTGTGTTCTCACTGTTCTGTCCGTAAAATATGtactttcataaaattaaaaccaaTTTATCTAATTCTTCCAACTACAAAATCTTGATGACACGTTCATTGATTTACATCAATTAATCTAcgaataaaaagtttaaaagttTCTACATCAAAACGAAAATTCAATTTAGTGTATACAAATCTCATAAATCAATTGAAGTGaaatttattaaatgtttttgaatattATTGAGATAAAAGAGTATGTTTTGATCTCTGAGTATGATAAATTCGATTGATTGATCATCATTTACAAAATGATTAGATGACAAGAAACAAACTACCGTTTTAAACCACAGTCTAAAACTTCCAATCACAATCAAAACACAAATGTTAAATGAAACATTCCTATCATAGCATTACAGTTTGTAGCTtccaataaaaatattcagtCCATATATTTAAAGGGGTAGTTTTGCAATGGGTCCAAAAACTAAATTGTGCAATTATTAGTATTTAttctttttggtttatatttattcaaaataGTTTTCGTTCTTTTCTGCACCTAAACTTATTagccaaaatatatattattgttaattggttttaaatgtataaaagaTCTGCACCAAGAACATCCGGATCAAGTAGCGGGATACGCTTCTAGAAAGTCCACGTTACGCTGTTTAATGCAAATGACACATTAAGCTTCTCCAATAAACAATTACTCAAAATTGTCATTCCCATGTGACAAAACCGCTTCACCTATATAAATAAGTTCATACGACAGTTAATAGAAGATGACAAACAAAACACCACCAAACAAAGAGAAGAATAAGAAAGAAAGTGATCATTCACACACAAGACTCAAGGGAGTAAGAGTAAGCTTCTAAAGAACATGGAGAAGATAACATCCACGGCTTCTTTTTCACCTAGCTTCAGCACTTACTCCGGTGATAACCTCGTCAAGATCGCCGAACGGGTCGGTGGCGACTATTATAAGGAGAAAGGAGACGACTCATTCGAGTTTGCGACTCTTCACACGGTTCACGAGACGGTGTCTTCTATAGTATTCCCGGTGTTCGATCAGAAACATGAAGATGTTTCGCCGGAAACGGTTGTGACTCCGTTGAAAGATCTCTTCCTCCGCGAGAACGAACAGTCGCCACCGCAGCAGACGTATTCATCTtctgatgaggaggaggaggaagatgagCTAGACACGATCCCGGGAGAGATATACTGTCCATGGACGCCGGCGAGATCACCGGTGGAGATGACGTCTCCTTGTAGAAAGAGCAAATCGACAGGATCGTCTTCGACGTCGACATGGTCGAAGAGACGTTGGAGAATCAGAAACCTGCTCAAGAGAAGTCGCAGCGACGGGAAAGAAACACTAGAGTTCTTGAACTCGAACCCTGTTGACAACATAGATAAATCTTGTACTTCTTCTCCTTGTCCGAAGAACAAGGAGACGGTGAAGACGAAAagcaagaagaaggagaaggagaaagtTTCAGTTTCAGCACATGAGAAGTTTTACTTGAGGAACAAAGCaatgaaagaagaagacaagagaaAGTCATATCTACCGTACAAGCAAGAACTTGTCGGACTTTTCTCCAACATTCACCGACACGGCAAAGTTTCTTCTCCGTTCTGATCTGATCCGTGACAACAActagagttttgtttgtttgtgttacttttcgtttgtttattatcttcaaaaataattttatttacaaaaagatGCGAGTTCACATTTGTTATCTGATAAACTATTATATCGTAGCTTATAATCGATGTAGATtagtatttaataatttttacgtctttagattataattttttcttgttCTGTACAGAGTTTCGATGAACTAAGTTTCATCATGTTCAAACCAtgttgtatattttataatttgggTTCCGGATTTTATGCAAATATAGTTGCAGATATTACTAAACGTGAAACCATTGTAAAAAGAGGTTGCAAGTTgcgttttttttattattatttaagtgtgcatttttttttggaaccaCAATTTAAGTGTGCATTTGATGTATGGTTTGTTGAGGAAGAAAGTGGTTACAAAACACGAATGTAAATGAGGACAATAATTATGTATAAATGATCATAATAAATCCTACAACGACAAGTATACTTCatttctttagattttttttttctccaaagcATGAATGATAACTGGACAGTGTTTCCGTAAATGCACCATCTATTTAAGTGCAAAGTTTAGACTAGGGTCGTCTACATTATGTAAATTAAATGCAACCATTCCGTAGCTATGGAAAGTAGTACACATTCCTAACTGGGCTACGTAAATGTTATCTACCGACTGCGAATGAATGAACGAATGATAGTTTCTTGATAAAGTAATTGTCTCTTAGGACTTGACCTACTATAGAGTATCTACTCCATTCCGTAACTATATAAGTACAGATTCCTAACTGGATTATATCATTATTAGAGATCTAGTGCAGATATCATAgacgattttttaaaaaattcttacgGTTGATTTATACTTTATACGGTTGGTTTATACTTTATAagtatacatttaaaatataaatatatatgaaaggttaagaatataaatatataagaatctATCTACAATTTTACTACCTTTTGGCATTTCTAGTTTTCTACTGAGTAGCTTCCGAAAGTCCATGGAGAGACCGAACTCATGCATGCTTTGTCTAACTGACATCATTGAATCCACTTTGTTCATAAGTCAACTTCTTTGTCTCTTTATATTTTGGTGAGAAATGTTCTTAGTGGGATTGGAAAATAGGTGAATAATTTACCAAAATAAATCTCCATTATTGCAAACGACAAATAGTACCTTGAGGACAATCACTCTGACCATCTAAATCTTGAAGCCATCTCGGATGAAAAGCAGCATAGTAAGATTGAGAACGGTTTTAAGCGTGGGGGCTTTGAGTGATGAGATTAGCTCAACTGTTCGTGGAAGAAGATCACTCTTCTTATCAAGGAGACACAAACACAATTCATCACTCGTTTGATAAAACATACTTGTATCATGTAATAGTGACACTGCTTCTTCTCTCACCAAATGACATTATTTCATATCTCACACAAATGATCAAGAATTGGCTCACTTAGTTATCTTGAAGAAGAAAAGTAAATGCTTTTAACGATACAAGGACTTGCTTTAACCTCTCCTTAGCCGCTTCATCAACCAAGATTCCTTCAGCATCGAATTGCTGAGGCGGCTGAAACGCATTGAGGGTGGTTTCTTGATGAAATGAAGATCAAGGAATACTCCAATTTTTCAAAGTAATAATACTAAGATCTTCATCCACCAAAATCTCCACCAATGCGagattattaaaattttgtttaactaTATCAAATTGTTAATTGAGGaatttttatccaaatt is a genomic window of Brassica napus cultivar Da-Ae chromosome A2, Da-Ae, whole genome shotgun sequence containing:
- the LOC106424653 gene encoding uncharacterized protein LOC106424653, whose amino-acid sequence is MEKITSTASFSPSFSTYSGDNLVKIAERVGGDYYKEKGDDSFEFATLHTVHETVSSIVFPVFDQKHEDVSPETVVTPLKDLFLRENEQSPPQQTYSSSDEEEEEDELDTIPGEIYCPWTPARSPVEMTSPCRKSKSTGSSSTSTWSKRRWRIRNLLKRSRSDGKETLEFLNSNPVDNIDKSCTSSPCPKNKETVKTKSKKKEKEKVSVSAHEKFYLRNKAMKEEDKRKSYLPYKQELVGLFSNIHRHGKVSSPF